From a single Lolium rigidum isolate FL_2022 chromosome 7, APGP_CSIRO_Lrig_0.1, whole genome shotgun sequence genomic region:
- the LOC124676079 gene encoding probable inactive UDP-arabinopyranose mutase 2, with product MRPTPTLLSLTLDAALLRIANLRDLSRLPDHILVDLFRRTLSAGKLTEKVLKVFLATDCEEIILLVQLLNIKQPLQPVLPTIHDSEVDIVIAALQPNLTPFFEAWQPFFSRFHIIVVKDPELAAELQIPSGFDVKVYTKSDIQGLLGATSIDFSGHSCRYFGYLVSRKKYVISIDDNCLPAKDPAGVTVDAVTQHMINLKTPATPFFFNTLYDPYRKGADFVRGYPFSLREGVECMLSCGLWLHNADYDPMTHVVKRNQRNTNYVDAVMTVPLGAMLPVSGINVAFNREVLGAVMFPGLRIRKQGNHRWDTLEDIWNGLCAKVVCDSLGYGMKTGLPYVMRSDAEAGKALESLKDWEGVKLMDDVLPFFQSVKLSRNGVTVDCCVKELAGIVREKLAPKNPVFAKAADAMEEWTKLWKTHGAQSA from the exons ATGCGACCCACCCCCACCCTGCTCTCCCTCACCCTCGACGCCGCGCTCCTCCGCATCGCCAACCTCCgggacctctcccgcctcccCGACCACATCCTCGTCGACCTATTCCGC AGAACTCTTAGTGCTGGCAAGCTGACCGAGAAGGTTCTCAAGGTGTTTCTGGCAACCGACTGCGAGGAGATCATCTTGCTTGTTCAGCTCCTCAACATCAAGCAGCCACTTCAACCCGTCCTCCCCACAA TTCATGACAGCGAGGTTGACATTGTGATTGCGGCGCTGCAGCCCAACCTGACCCCCTTCTTCGAGGCATGGCAGCCGTTTTTCTCCCGGTTCCACATCATCGTCGTCAAGGACCCGGAGCTGGCAGCGGAGCTTCAGATCCCTTCAGGGTTCGATGTCAAGGTGTACACCAAGTCCGACATCCAGGGACTGCTTGGCGCCACGTCCATCGACTTCTCCGGCCACTCGTGCCGCTACTTCGGGTACCTCGTCTCGCGCAAGAAGTACGTCATCTCGATCGACGACAACTGCCTCCCTGCCAAGGACCCTGCCGGCGTGACTGTTGATGCTGTCACGCAGCACATGATCAACCTGAAGACGCCTGCCACGCCTTTCTTCTTCAACACGCTCTACGACCCGTACCGCAAGGGTGCTGACTTCGTCCGTGGGTACCCGTTCAGCCTGCGCGAGGGGGTTGAGTGCATGCTCTCGTGTGGGCTGTGGCTGCACAACGCGGACTACGACCCCATGACCCATGTCGTGAAGCGCAACCAGCGCAACACAAACTATGTGGACGCTGTGATGACAGTTCCGCTCGGCGCGATGCTGCCTGTGAGCGGGATAAATGTTGCGTTCAACCGTGAGGTTCTGGGCGCCGTAATGTTCCCTGGCCTGCGGATCCGCAAGCAAGGGAACCACAGGTGGGATACCCTTGAAGACATATGGAATGGCCTGTGCGCCAAGGTGGTCTGCGACAGCCTAGGCTACGGCATGAAGACCGGACTGCCTTATGTGATGAGAAGCGATGCAGAGGCAGGCAAGGCCTTGGAGAGCCTGAAAGACTGGGAAGGGGTGAAACTGATGGACGATGTCCTCCCCTTCTTCCAGTCCGTCAAGCTTTCGAGGAATGGAGTCACTGTTGATTGCTGTGTTAAGGAGCTAGCTGGCATCGTGAGGGAGAAGCTGGCACCCAAGAATCCAGTCTTCGCCAAAGCTGCTGATGCCATGGAGGAGTGGACTAAGCTCTGGAAAACTCATGGAGCTCAGAGTGCATAG
- the LOC124676077 gene encoding MAP3K epsilon protein kinase 1-like, producing MKYATSVGPTASNEGTSTSGAASQTASGVLSGSGVLNARPPGSTTSSGLLAQMVSMSADVAREYLEKVADLLLEFAQADTVVKSLMSSQSLLARLFQMFNKIESPILLKILRCINHLSGDPNCLETLQRTDAIKHLIPILELRDGPLIYQIHSEVLNALFNLCKINKRRQEQAAENGIIPHLMKFVMSESPLRQYALPLLCDMAHASRNSREQLRLHGGLGVYLNLLEDDAWACTALDSIAVCLAHDNDSRKVEQALLTNEAIQKLVNFFRDCPEQYFVHILDAFLKIITKSSRLNTAIATNGLTTLLIARLDHREAIARLTLLKLIKVVYEHHPRPKQLIVENDLPQKLQNLIEERRDGQRGGQQVLVKQMATSLLKALHINTVL from the exons ATGAAGTATGCAACATCAGTCGGTCCAACAGCTTCCAATGAGGGAACATCCACATCCGGAGCAGCATCACAGACAGCATCTGGTGTGTTATCTGGATCAGGAGTGCTCAATGCAAGACCGCCAGGAAGTACTACATCATCAGGTCTATTAGCTCAAATGGTTTCTATGAGTGCTGATGTTGCACGCGAGTATCTTGAGAAAGTAGCAGATCTTCTTTTGGAGTTTGCACAAGCAGACACCGTTGTAAAATCTCTCATGTCTAGTCAAAGCCTTCTAGCACGCCTTTTTCAGATGTTCAACAAGATAGAATCTCCTATTCTTCTGAAG ATTCTTAGGTGCATAAATCATTTGTCTGGTGACCCCAATTGTCTAGAGACACTTCAACGCACAGATGCTATCAAGCATCTCATACCAATTCTTGAACTTCGTGATGGACCTCTTATTTATCAAATACATAGCGAG GTCCTCAATGCTCTGTTCAACCTTTGTAAGATCAATAAAAGAAGACAGGAACAGGCAGCTGAAAATGGGATCATCCCTCACTTGATGAAATTTGTCATGTCAGAATCACCCCTAAGGCAGTATGCTCTGCCTCTGCTTTGTGATATGGCTCATGCTTCTCGCAACTCTAGAGAGCAGTTGAGGCTTCATGGAGGGTTGGGTGTGTACTTGAACCTGTTGGAGGACGATGCATGGGCATGTACTGCTTTAGATTCCATTGCTGTTTGCTTGGCTCATGACAATGATAGCAGAAAAGTAGAACAAGCCTTGTTGACGAATGAGGCCATCCAGAAGTTGGTGAACTTTTTCCGAGACTGCCCTGAACAGTATTTTGTCCATATACTGGATGCTTTTCTCAAGATAATCAC GAAATCATCTCGGTTAAATACGGCAATAGCCACAAACGGATTGACGACATTGCTTATTGCAAGGCTTGACCATCGAGAAGCTATTGCGCGGTTGACTCTGCTGAAACTAATCAAG GTTGTCTATGAGCACCATCCTCGACCAAAGCAGCTCATAGTGGAGAACGACCTTCCCCAAAAGCTACAAAACCTAATCGAAGAGCGCAGGGATGGGCAGCGTGGTGGTCAACAAGTGTTGGTCAAACAAATGGCCACCTCGCTGTTGAAAGCATTGCACATCAATACAGTCTTGTGA
- the LOC124676078 gene encoding probable inactive UDP-arabinopyranose mutase 2: protein MTVEVHDSEVDIVIAALQPNLTPFFEAWRPFFSRFHVIVVKDPELAAELQIPSGFDVKVYTKSDIQGLLGATSIDFSGHSCRYFGYLVSRKKYVISIDDNCLPAKDPAGATVDAVTQHMINLKTPATPFFFNTLYDPYRKGADFVRGYPFSLREGVECMLSCGLWLHNADYDPMTHVVKRNQRNTNYVDAVMTVPLGAMLPVSGINVAFNREVLGAVMFPGLRIRKQGNHRWDTLEDIWNGLCAKVVCDSLGYGMKTGLPYVMRSDAEAGKALESLKDWEGVKLMDDVLPFFQSVKLSRNGVTVDGCVKELAGIVREKLAPKNPVFAKAADAMEEWTKLWKTHGAQSA from the coding sequence ATGACTGTGGAAGTTCACGACAGCGAGGTTGACATTGTGATTGCGGCGCTCCAGCCCAACctgacccctttcttcgaggcatGGCGGCCGTTTTTCTCCCGGTTCCACGTCATCGTCGTCAAGgacccggagctggcggcggagCTTCAGATCCCGTCGGGTTTCGATGTCAAGGTGTACACCAAGTCCGACATCCAGGGACTGCTTGGCGCCACGTCCATCGACTTCTCCGGCCACTCGTGCCGCTACTTCGGGTACCTCGTCTCGCGCAAGAAGTACGTCATCTCAATCGATGACAACTGCCTCCCTGCCAAGGACCCTGCCGGCGCGACTGTCGATGCTGTTACGCAGCACATGATCAATCTGAAGACACCTGCTACGCCTTTCTTCTTCAACACGCTGTACGACCCGTACCGCAAGGGTGCTGACTTCGTCCGTGGGTACCCGTTCAGCCTGCGCGAGGGGGTTGAATGCATGCTCTCGTGTGGGCTGTGGCTGCACAACGCGGACTACGACCCGATGACGCATGTCGTGAAGCGGAACCAGCGCAACACAAACTATGTGGATGCTGTGATGACAGTTCCACTCGGTGCGATGTTGCCTGTGAGTGGGATCAATGTTGCGTTCAACCGCGAGGTTCTGGGCGCCGTAATGTTCCCTGGCCTGCGGATCCGCAAGCAAGGGAACCACAGGTGGGATACCCTTGAAGACATATGGAATGGCCTGTGTGCCAAGGTGGTCTGTGACAGTCTGGGATACGGTATGAAGACTGGACTACCTTATGTGATGAGAAGTGATGCAGAGGCAGGCAAGGCCTTGGAGAGCCTGAAAGACTGGGAAGGGGTGAAACTGATGGACGATGTCCTCCCCTTCTTCCAGTCAGTCAAGCTTTCGAGGAATGGAGTCACTGTTGATGGCTGTGTTAAGGAGCTAGCTGGCATCGTGAGGGAGAAGCTGGCACCCAAGAATCCAGTCTTCGCCAAAGCTGCTGATGCCATGGAGGAGTGGACTAAGCTCTGGAAAACTCATGGAGCTCAGAGTGCATAG